In Candidatus Desulforudis audaxviator MP104C, a genomic segment contains:
- a CDS encoding sulfide/dihydroorotate dehydrogenase-like FAD/NAD-binding protein: MYRILRKEVFSPSVKLLEIEAPRVARKAQAGQFVMLRVYERGERIPLTVADCDPERGSVTVVFMEVGKTTRLLGSLEEGAGILDFVGPLGNPTEIEKFGRVACVGGGVGVACIYPICRALKKAGNEVIAVVGARTKELLFWEDRLRETVDELLITTDDGSYVRKGFVTDVLREVAGRENPPDRVVAVGPLPMMRAVCGVTKEFGLKTIVSLNPIMVDGIGMCGACRVTVGGETRFVCVEGPEFDGHEVDFAELAQRLQRYRAQEQESLARYEAGCGGRC, from the coding sequence TTGTACAGGATCTTGAGGAAAGAGGTCTTTTCCCCGTCCGTGAAGCTCCTCGAGATCGAGGCGCCGCGGGTGGCGAGAAAGGCCCAGGCCGGACAGTTTGTGATGCTGCGCGTGTACGAGCGGGGGGAGAGGATTCCACTTACCGTAGCGGACTGCGACCCGGAGCGGGGGTCCGTTACGGTCGTTTTTATGGAGGTCGGCAAGACCACCCGGCTGTTGGGAAGCCTGGAGGAAGGGGCGGGTATCCTGGATTTTGTCGGGCCGTTGGGGAACCCGACGGAGATTGAAAAATTCGGCCGCGTGGCCTGCGTCGGCGGCGGCGTGGGCGTGGCCTGCATCTACCCGATCTGCCGGGCGCTCAAGAAGGCCGGGAACGAGGTGATCGCGGTCGTGGGGGCGCGGACCAAGGAGCTCCTGTTCTGGGAAGACCGGCTCCGGGAGACTGTGGACGAACTCTTGATCACTACCGATGACGGTTCCTACGTGCGCAAGGGTTTTGTGACCGACGTGCTCCGGGAGGTGGCCGGGCGTGAGAACCCTCCCGACCGGGTGGTGGCTGTGGGGCCGCTCCCCATGATGCGGGCGGTTTGCGGTGTGACCAAGGAGTTCGGCCTGAAAACAATCGTCAGTTTGAACCCGATTATGGTCGACGGCATCGGGATGTGCGGCGCTTGCCGCGTTACGGTCGGCGGTGAGACCCGGTTTGTGTGTGTCGAAGGGCCGGAGTTCGACGGGCACGAGGTTGATTTTGCGGAGCTGGCCCAGCGGTTGCAGCGTTACCGCGCTCAGGAGCAGGAGTCGCTGGCCAGGTACGAGGCGGGGTGTGGCGGACGATGTTAG
- the gltA gene encoding NADPH-dependent glutamate synthase, which translates to MLGGGDGQKVKKKIIPRRVAMSCRDPRERIRDFEEVALGYTPEEAVAEAQRCIQCKEANCRQGCPVGVDIPAFIGLIRDGRFEAAAAKVQEQNLLPAICGRVCPQENQCEKFCTMGKKHDPVAIGRLERFVGDFELARDREAPPVAAPSGKRAAVVGSGPGGLTCAADLARRGHAVTIFESLHKPGGVLTYGIPEFRLPKRVVQAEIDVLRRMGVQIECNVVVGRTVTVDELFAEGFEAVYIGTGAGTPLFPNLPGENMPGIKSASGFLTRVNLMHAYEFPEYDTPVLIGRRVVVLGGGNVAMDAARTALRLGAEDVRIVYRRSEEEMPARREERHHAAEEGVRFQFLSAPVRYEAGETGCVSRLECMCCELGEPDASGRRQPNLVPGSEFFLDVDTVIIAIGQRPNPLIQATTSGLATSRKGTIIADPATGATTRRGVFAGGDVVTGAATVILAMGAGRTAARTIDAYLRGETDPWSG; encoded by the coding sequence ATGTTAGGCGGGGGAGACGGGCAAAAGGTCAAAAAGAAGATCATTCCCCGGCGGGTGGCCATGTCCTGCCGGGATCCGCGGGAGAGAATCCGGGACTTTGAAGAGGTGGCGCTGGGGTACACTCCCGAAGAGGCGGTGGCCGAGGCCCAGCGGTGCATCCAGTGCAAGGAGGCAAACTGCCGGCAGGGCTGTCCCGTCGGAGTGGACATCCCGGCCTTTATCGGGCTGATCCGGGACGGCCGGTTCGAAGCTGCGGCCGCAAAAGTCCAGGAGCAAAACCTGTTGCCGGCCATCTGCGGCCGGGTTTGTCCCCAGGAGAACCAGTGTGAGAAGTTCTGCACCATGGGCAAGAAACACGACCCGGTGGCCATCGGCCGGCTGGAAAGGTTCGTGGGGGATTTCGAACTGGCCCGGGATAGGGAAGCGCCCCCCGTGGCGGCCCCTAGCGGCAAAAGAGCGGCGGTGGTGGGTTCGGGCCCGGGCGGGCTGACCTGTGCCGCCGACCTGGCCCGGCGGGGCCACGCGGTGACCATCTTTGAGTCCCTGCACAAACCCGGGGGTGTGTTGACTTACGGGATTCCGGAGTTCCGTCTGCCGAAGCGGGTGGTGCAGGCCGAGATCGACGTCCTGCGCCGCATGGGCGTGCAGATCGAGTGCAACGTGGTGGTGGGCCGGACGGTCACCGTCGACGAGCTTTTTGCCGAGGGGTTCGAGGCCGTGTACATCGGTACGGGGGCTGGCACCCCACTTTTCCCGAACCTGCCGGGTGAAAACATGCCCGGCATCAAGTCGGCGAGCGGCTTTTTGACCCGGGTGAACCTGATGCACGCCTACGAGTTCCCAGAGTACGACACCCCCGTGTTGATCGGACGCCGGGTGGTGGTGCTGGGCGGCGGAAACGTGGCTATGGACGCGGCCCGCACGGCGCTGCGCCTAGGGGCCGAAGATGTGCGGATTGTCTACCGCCGTTCCGAGGAGGAAATGCCGGCCCGGCGGGAAGAGCGGCACCACGCGGCCGAGGAAGGGGTGCGGTTCCAGTTTCTAAGTGCGCCGGTGCGGTACGAGGCGGGTGAGACCGGCTGCGTGAGCCGGCTGGAGTGTATGTGCTGCGAGTTGGGTGAACCGGACGCCTCCGGGCGCCGCCAGCCAAACCTGGTGCCGGGGTCTGAGTTTTTCCTGGACGTGGATACGGTCATCATCGCCATCGGGCAGCGGCCCAACCCGTTGATTCAGGCGACCACCTCGGGGTTGGCCACCAGCCGGAAGGGAACGATCATCGCTGATCCGGCGACCGGAGCGACCACCCGGCGCGGGGTGTTCGCCGGCGGGGACGTGGTCACGGGGGCGGCGACGGTCATCCTGGCCATGGGCGCGGGGCGGACCGCGGCCCGTACGATCGACGCTTACCTCCGGGGTGAGACCGATCCCTGGTCGGGATAG
- a CDS encoding YlbF family regulator has protein sequence MSVILKAMELGQEISQSAELKKMREAEATVHADPAAADMIREFQVKQRIMVEARSAGRRLTGEEQDELVNLHQRMTANPKIKEFMEAQRQFHEMINDINRILQQAITGNTCTPSG, from the coding sequence GTGTCGGTAATCCTGAAAGCCATGGAACTGGGCCAGGAGATTTCCCAATCCGCGGAACTGAAGAAGATGCGGGAAGCGGAAGCGACTGTGCACGCCGATCCGGCGGCCGCCGACATGATCCGCGAGTTCCAGGTGAAGCAGCGCATAATGGTCGAGGCGCGCTCGGCAGGCCGGAGACTCACCGGCGAGGAGCAGGACGAACTGGTGAACCTGCACCAGCGGATGACCGCAAACCCGAAGATCAAGGAATTCATGGAAGCGCAGCGCCAGTTTCACGAAATGATCAATGACATTAACCGGATTCTGCAGCAGGCCATTACCGGAAACACCTGCACGCCGAGCGGGTGA
- the mutS gene encoding DNA mismatch repair protein MutS — translation MAVAVTPMMRQYREIKSRYPDAILFFQMGDFFEMFFEDAEKAAPVLEVALTGRDAGELGRVPMCGIPVHAVENYLGKLVAGGYRVAICEQVEDAQAARGVVRREVTRVVTPGTLIERQLPDERGNNYLAAVGRAGHGWGLAAADVSTGDFIVGTYTGDTAWTRLVEELARLAPREVLLAGVPWGGEVPEPPRKFGDHVPAAVVTVPDPYLEAAAGTLEAHFGPDAVASASWARHPAARQAAGVLLVYLNETQKRVLSHLRYVRSPLPERHMLLDGATRRNLELTASRDGGRRHTLFGVLDHTVTAMGGRRLRQWLEQPLLVVEEIRERLDAVGRLAADRIKRETLRERLKGMYDIERLAGRVAYGTAHARDLLALSSSLEAMFGVRDLLKGEPGLLGRLAADIDPPAELVDLLKRALADDPPLSLREGGLIRAGYDPEVDRLREASTRAREWLAGLEAQERERTGIRSLKVGYNRVFGYYIEVTRANQHLVPEDYRRRQTLVNAERYITPELKEYESLILGARERMVELEYRLFVELRDRVHSELARIGRSARAVARLDALASLAEAAVRENYTAPVVDDADRIRIKNGRHPVVERVLGPGRFVPNDVLLDSDCRIMILTGPNMAGKSTYMRQVALIVLMAQIGSFVPAEAAEIGVVDRIFTRVGAADNLAGGESTFMVEMNECRAILEQATPSSLIVMDEVGRGTSTYDGMSLARALIEYLHRRVGAKTLFSTHYHELTTLDALPGVVNHTVTVAEEGDEIVFLHRVVPGKADRSYGIQVARLAGLPPAVIVRAREVLERLENGQAAERWKRSATAQLELFPRQKEHPVLSELRRLDVLNMTPLEALSKLDEWQRRLIRERTGGANAAPAGTRKKSRGSEGTS, via the coding sequence ATGGCAGTGGCGGTTACTCCCATGATGCGACAATACCGGGAAATCAAAAGCCGGTATCCGGATGCGATCCTGTTTTTCCAGATGGGCGACTTCTTCGAGATGTTTTTTGAGGATGCCGAGAAGGCCGCGCCCGTGTTGGAGGTCGCCCTAACGGGGAGGGACGCCGGAGAGCTGGGGCGAGTGCCGATGTGCGGCATACCCGTGCACGCGGTGGAGAACTATTTAGGTAAGCTGGTGGCCGGAGGATACCGGGTGGCGATCTGCGAACAGGTTGAAGACGCACAAGCCGCCCGGGGTGTGGTGCGCCGGGAGGTCACCCGCGTGGTTACTCCAGGCACGCTGATTGAAAGACAATTGCCGGATGAACGCGGCAACAACTACCTGGCGGCCGTGGGCCGGGCGGGGCACGGCTGGGGACTGGCGGCCGCCGATGTGAGCACCGGCGACTTTATCGTCGGGACCTACACGGGGGATACGGCCTGGACAAGGCTGGTGGAGGAACTGGCCCGGCTGGCGCCGCGGGAAGTGCTTCTGGCGGGTGTCCCCTGGGGGGGGGAGGTTCCCGAGCCCCCCCGGAAATTTGGAGACCATGTCCCCGCCGCCGTCGTCACCGTGCCGGACCCTTATCTCGAAGCGGCTGCCGGGACCCTGGAAGCCCACTTCGGGCCGGATGCCGTTGCGTCCGCCTCCTGGGCGCGGCACCCGGCCGCCAGGCAGGCCGCCGGCGTACTGCTGGTCTACCTGAATGAGACCCAGAAACGCGTACTTTCACACCTCCGTTATGTGCGCAGCCCGCTGCCGGAAAGGCATATGCTCCTGGACGGCGCCACCAGACGCAATCTGGAACTCACCGCTTCCCGGGACGGCGGCCGCCGGCACACGCTGTTTGGAGTGCTGGACCATACGGTCACGGCGATGGGCGGCCGGCGGTTGCGCCAGTGGCTGGAGCAGCCGCTGCTGGTGGTGGAGGAAATCCGGGAACGGCTGGACGCGGTGGGGAGACTTGCGGCCGACCGGATCAAGCGGGAAACACTGCGGGAACGGTTGAAAGGTATGTACGACATCGAGCGCCTGGCCGGCCGGGTGGCGTACGGCACGGCCCACGCCCGGGATTTGCTGGCGCTCTCGTCTTCGCTCGAAGCAATGTTCGGCGTACGGGACCTGCTGAAAGGTGAACCGGGACTTCTGGGGCGCCTGGCGGCCGATATCGATCCGCCCGCCGAGCTTGTGGACCTGCTGAAACGGGCGCTTGCCGACGACCCGCCGTTGTCCCTGCGGGAAGGGGGCCTTATCCGTGCGGGCTACGATCCGGAGGTCGACCGCCTGCGGGAGGCAAGCACCCGGGCGCGTGAGTGGCTGGCCGGGCTGGAGGCGCAGGAGCGGGAGCGGACCGGAATCCGGTCCCTGAAGGTGGGTTACAACCGGGTGTTCGGTTACTACATCGAGGTCACCAGGGCGAACCAGCACCTGGTCCCGGAGGATTACCGGCGCCGGCAGACCCTGGTGAACGCGGAACGTTACATCACCCCCGAACTGAAAGAGTACGAGAGCCTGATCCTGGGGGCCCGGGAGCGGATGGTGGAGTTGGAGTACCGCCTGTTCGTGGAACTGCGGGACCGGGTACACTCCGAACTGGCACGGATCGGCCGGTCGGCCCGCGCGGTAGCCCGCCTGGACGCCCTCGCCTCCCTGGCCGAGGCGGCCGTGCGCGAAAACTACACCGCCCCCGTGGTCGACGACGCGGACCGGATCCGGATCAAGAACGGACGGCACCCGGTGGTGGAGCGTGTGCTGGGGCCCGGGCGATTTGTCCCGAACGACGTCCTGCTCGACTCAGACTGCCGGATCATGATCCTGACCGGGCCGAACATGGCCGGGAAGAGCACCTACATGCGCCAGGTGGCTCTGATCGTTCTGATGGCCCAGATAGGCAGTTTTGTGCCGGCCGAAGCGGCCGAAATCGGGGTGGTGGACCGGATTTTTACCCGGGTCGGGGCGGCTGACAATCTGGCGGGCGGGGAGAGCACGTTCATGGTCGAAATGAACGAATGTCGGGCTATCCTGGAGCAGGCCACTCCGTCCAGCCTGATCGTCATGGACGAGGTAGGGCGCGGGACAAGCACCTACGACGGCATGAGCCTGGCCCGGGCGCTGATCGAATACCTTCACCGGCGGGTAGGGGCCAAGACCCTGTTTTCCACTCACTACCACGAGCTGACCACCCTGGACGCTCTTCCCGGGGTGGTGAACCACACTGTGACCGTGGCCGAAGAGGGCGACGAGATCGTCTTCCTGCACCGCGTGGTGCCGGGGAAGGCTGACCGCAGCTACGGGATTCAGGTGGCCCGCCTGGCCGGGTTGCCGCCCGCAGTGATCGTCCGGGCCCGGGAAGTCTTGGAGCGGCTCGAGAACGGCCAGGCGGCCGAGCGCTGGAAACGGAGCGCTACGGCCCAGCTCGAACTATTTCCCCGGCAGAAGGAACACCCGGTGCTGAGTGAACTGCGCCGGCTGGACGTGTTGAACATGACGCCGCTCGAAGCCCTGAGCAAGCTTGATGAGTGGCAACGGAGACTGATCCGGGAGCGGACCGGCGGTGCAAACGCCGCCCCGGCGGGAACGCGGAAAAAGAGCCGGGGAAGCGAGGGGACAAGCTGA
- the mutL gene encoding DNA mismatch repair endonuclease MutL yields the protein MARIRVLDADTVSRIAAGEVVERPAAVVKELVENALDAGARVVHIDIAAGGLERITVTDDGCGMEPGDAELALQRHATSKITAAEDLEAVRTLGFRGEALPSIAAVSRLTLRTRPAASSAGTVLETEGGLVLSAGVSGGPPGTVVTVRDLFFNTPARKKFVRSAAHEGAMISEMVGRLALSRPEVAFRLTVNGRQVLATSGSGDLLDAIGAVFGAAVAREMVPVRFEERGLGVSGYVGRPGVSRSSRRHQVFFVNGRYIRSAYLGAAAEESLHGAMPAGRHAVLVLHLSVEPGMVDVNVHPAKHEVRFSQPRDVYVVVHRAVREALHREIQIPVEECGHLESACFPGAGTGFRIPVQVTFQGGEPELREESTGYQGFPQLQPLGFLPPAYILAGGADGLYILDQHAAHERVLFEQYLRTLEQSAGKQLLVPVMVEIRGREAQTLEDYGPFLRQAGFEVDPFGEGAYLIRTVPSFLRPGAEAVLLTDVLDRLAGERPVDADAFRRVVAAVLACHRAVRGGDKPAGPEAAALLTDLGRCAEPYLCPHGRPTLIRIGFPELARRFQRE from the coding sequence ATGGCGCGAATCAGGGTTCTGGATGCCGACACCGTCTCCCGGATCGCGGCGGGCGAAGTAGTAGAGCGGCCGGCGGCCGTGGTCAAGGAGTTGGTGGAAAATGCACTGGATGCTGGAGCCCGGGTGGTGCACATCGACATAGCCGCCGGTGGTCTGGAAAGGATCACGGTTACAGACGACGGGTGCGGAATGGAACCGGGCGACGCCGAACTGGCCCTCCAGCGGCACGCGACCAGCAAGATCACTGCGGCGGAAGACCTGGAGGCGGTCCGGACGCTTGGTTTCCGGGGAGAAGCTCTGCCCAGCATCGCGGCCGTTTCCCGCCTGACGCTCCGCACCCGGCCGGCGGCGTCGTCCGCCGGGACCGTGCTCGAAACTGAGGGCGGGCTGGTGCTTTCGGCGGGCGTGTCCGGTGGCCCCCCGGGAACGGTGGTGACGGTCCGCGACCTTTTCTTCAATACGCCGGCACGCAAGAAGTTTGTCCGGAGCGCCGCCCACGAGGGGGCGATGATCTCGGAGATGGTGGGCCGCCTGGCCCTGTCGCGGCCCGAGGTTGCTTTCCGCCTGACCGTCAACGGCCGCCAGGTGCTGGCGACGTCCGGGTCGGGTGACCTCCTGGATGCGATCGGTGCGGTGTTCGGGGCCGCGGTGGCCCGGGAAATGGTCCCGGTGCGGTTTGAGGAACGCGGGCTTGGGGTATCGGGTTACGTGGGCCGGCCCGGAGTGTCCCGGAGCAGCAGGCGGCACCAGGTGTTTTTCGTGAACGGCCGGTACATCCGCAGCGCGTATCTGGGGGCGGCGGCCGAGGAGTCACTGCATGGCGCGATGCCGGCAGGAAGGCACGCGGTACTGGTGCTGCATCTGTCGGTCGAGCCCGGAATGGTGGACGTCAACGTGCACCCGGCGAAGCACGAAGTCCGCTTCAGCCAGCCCCGGGACGTGTATGTCGTGGTGCACCGGGCCGTACGTGAGGCCCTGCACCGGGAGATACAAATCCCGGTGGAAGAGTGCGGACACCTGGAATCTGCCTGTTTTCCCGGTGCGGGCACCGGGTTCCGGATACCGGTGCAGGTGACCTTCCAAGGCGGGGAGCCGGAACTGCGCGAAGAAAGCACCGGTTACCAGGGCTTTCCGCAACTGCAGCCCCTGGGCTTTCTGCCGCCGGCCTACATCCTGGCCGGGGGGGCGGACGGGCTCTACATCCTGGACCAGCACGCGGCGCACGAGCGGGTCCTGTTCGAGCAGTACCTTCGTACGTTGGAGCAGTCCGCCGGGAAGCAGCTTCTGGTCCCGGTCATGGTGGAGATACGGGGGCGGGAGGCGCAAACCCTCGAGGATTACGGCCCTTTCCTGCGGCAGGCCGGTTTTGAGGTCGATCCGTTCGGAGAAGGCGCCTATCTGATCCGGACGGTGCCTTCCTTCCTGCGGCCGGGTGCGGAGGCCGTCTTGTTGACCGACGTTTTGGACCGGCTGGCCGGGGAACGGCCGGTGGACGCGGACGCTTTCCGCCGGGTGGTGGCGGCGGTTCTGGCCTGCCACCGGGCGGTCCGCGGCGGGGACAAGCCAGCCGGCCCGGAGGCGGCCGCGCTTTTGACGGACCTCGGCCGTTGCGCGGAGCCATACTTGTGCCCGCACGGCCGTCCAACTCTGATCAGGATCGGTTTTCCGGAACTGGCGCGGAGGTTTCAGCGCGAATGA
- a CDS encoding class I SAM-dependent methyltransferase, with product MSHAVSILVTTSIRPRRAQRLQAEEISRTLGLPYVSRSRESLEALRRKSGAEAVVVVSRNRVGLVFAGREFFFHPGLGKVRIRRIEAGKTDQMIQAMGLKAGDSVLDCTLGLGADALVASHVVGAGGRVVGLEVVPVVAMLVRCGLENYAGGGPPAEAMRRVEVVTADHREYLQALENDSFDVVYFDPMFRVPRHASSAMEPLRPLADARALDPESVGEAVRVARRRVVLKERAGSPEFERLGFRRITGGRYSPVAYGIIAKDGDEA from the coding sequence ATGAGCCACGCCGTGAGCATCCTGGTCACGACCTCCATCCGGCCGCGCCGGGCGCAGCGGTTGCAGGCCGAGGAGATAAGCCGTACGCTGGGTTTGCCGTACGTGTCCCGCAGCCGCGAAAGCCTGGAGGCCCTGCGCAGAAAATCCGGGGCGGAAGCGGTGGTGGTAGTGTCCCGCAACCGCGTGGGGCTGGTGTTCGCCGGGAGGGAGTTTTTCTTTCATCCCGGACTGGGCAAGGTGCGCATAAGAAGAATAGAGGCTGGGAAAACTGACCAGATGATACAAGCTATGGGGCTCAAGGCCGGGGACAGCGTGCTGGACTGCACGCTGGGTCTGGGGGCCGACGCCTTGGTCGCCAGTCACGTGGTGGGTGCCGGGGGCCGGGTGGTGGGGCTGGAAGTCGTGCCCGTGGTCGCGATGCTGGTGCGGTGCGGCCTGGAGAATTACGCGGGCGGCGGCCCGCCGGCCGAGGCGATGCGGCGGGTGGAGGTTGTGACGGCCGACCACCGGGAGTACCTGCAGGCTCTGGAGAACGACAGTTTTGACGTGGTCTATTTCGATCCCATGTTCCGGGTGCCCCGTCATGCTTCGAGCGCGATGGAACCGCTGCGGCCGTTGGCCGACGCGCGGGCGCTCGATCCGGAGTCGGTTGGTGAGGCAGTCCGCGTGGCGCGCCGGCGGGTGGTGCTGAAGGAGCGGGCGGGCAGCCCCGAGTTCGAACGTCTCGGCTTCCGGCGGATCACCGGGGGCCGCTATTCACCGGTGGCCTACGGGATCATCGCAAAGGACGGGGATGAGGCGTGA
- the miaA gene encoding tRNA (adenosine(37)-N6)-dimethylallyltransferase MiaA, translating into MTVPPPLVVITGPTATGKTEVGINVALACGGEIVSADSMMVYRGMDIGTAKPSASEMRGVPHHLIDVVDPDEEFNVARYQQLAGEAIVGILGRKRVPLLVGGTGLYIRSVVEDYRFPVRADRRLRNRLQEAAELYGCARLHRHLAVVDPVTARRLHPNDQRRIIRALEVYYQSGIPFSRYPDRRDRAPKYLPVMFGLNMERGRLYRRIEDRVDAMIRAGLVREVQSLLEKGYGPELVAMKGLGYKEIAAHLRGSLTLEEAIHILKRNTRRFAKRQLTWFRRDEQIRWLDVEECGGPVGAAREIVGSIEQE; encoded by the coding sequence GTGACCGTGCCGCCCCCGCTGGTCGTAATCACCGGACCCACGGCCACGGGGAAAACCGAAGTCGGCATCAATGTCGCCCTGGCCTGCGGCGGAGAGATCGTTTCGGCCGATTCGATGATGGTCTACCGGGGGATGGATATCGGCACGGCCAAACCGTCCGCTTCCGAGATGCGGGGTGTACCGCACCACCTGATCGACGTCGTGGACCCGGATGAGGAGTTCAATGTGGCGCGGTACCAGCAACTGGCCGGGGAGGCAATAGTCGGTATTCTCGGGCGGAAACGGGTTCCGCTGCTGGTCGGCGGCACGGGCCTTTACATCCGGTCGGTGGTCGAAGACTACCGGTTTCCGGTACGGGCCGACCGGCGGCTTAGAAACAGATTGCAGGAAGCGGCCGAGCTTTACGGGTGTGCGCGCCTGCACCGCCATCTGGCGGTGGTCGACCCCGTTACCGCCCGTCGGCTGCATCCGAACGACCAGCGCCGGATCATCCGCGCTCTGGAGGTGTACTACCAGTCGGGGATCCCCTTCAGCCGCTATCCGGACCGGCGGGACAGGGCGCCGAAGTACCTTCCGGTCATGTTCGGGCTGAACATGGAACGGGGCCGGCTCTACCGGCGGATCGAAGACCGGGTCGACGCCATGATCCGGGCGGGGCTGGTGCGGGAAGTACAGTCCCTGCTGGAAAAGGGTTACGGTCCCGAACTAGTGGCGATGAAGGGGTTGGGCTACAAGGAAATCGCGGCCCATCTCCGCGGGAGTCTAACACTTGAGGAAGCGATCCATATACTGAAGAGAAACACCCGCCGGTTCGCCAAACGCCAGCTGACCTGGTTCCGGAGAGACGAGCAGATTCGCTGGCTGGACGTGGAGGAATGCGGCGGCCCGGTGGGAGCGGCCCGAGAAATTGTTGGTTCTATTGAGCAGGAGTAA
- the hfq gene encoding RNA chaperone Hfq, protein MSKTQINLQDAFLNQLRKENIPVTIFLVNGFQLKGAVRGFDNFTVILESDGKQLMVYKHAISTVSPSRPVNTSATPEHRNVGQ, encoded by the coding sequence ATGAGCAAAACGCAGATCAACCTTCAGGACGCCTTTTTGAACCAGTTACGTAAGGAGAACATACCGGTCACCATTTTCCTGGTAAATGGTTTTCAACTTAAGGGCGCGGTACGGGGGTTTGACAACTTCACCGTGATCCTGGAGAGCGACGGCAAACAGTTGATGGTCTACAAACACGCGATTTCTACGGTGAGCCCGTCCCGACCGGTGAACACCAGCGCGACACCTGAACACAGAAATGTCGGACAGTAG